Proteins encoded together in one Mauremys reevesii isolate NIE-2019 linkage group 11, ASM1616193v1, whole genome shotgun sequence window:
- the SGO2 gene encoding shugoshin 2 isoform X3: MEKVRRLIKCRNCFFLCLDHEKNKTLIEIEAFMNSNLLTAIEMSSFSEHIQNPLTVPSGQSSCVDHQSKTSYHSVRSVGMPMKVPLIAVHNAKQQGSPSLCEKTEDLCNLTSVVSNEICPAQISVELLLESEKNKQKSNEIDKVETIFDSNIFFRENQPCTLLSSNSALMSDLDNVPSLGQSEEFTKPHDSPLPLCGNVTERKKHATSCRSNAHTGIADFNRKVTPSNVSDWSIDKGNTTNELSVQAKPNMLSHLDSPLHPSNEFKTNSNEVYFGNQLKPEETVYDTEMELTASDVGKILTITSKAKNKRNSNAKTDKISANLRKVRYSNTGKKDKEKIKSNPKGGSDFHSEKRHKNTEKIIDSNTSESDTPKFQLEAEQVDKRNALGELTLQRINKHDVQNSQCNDKATRRTYLVNLASPSKQQKTDLQQKINKRTLSERLENMDKFQSPDSSSSNSKSPSKDYCTKSMPCIENHISGVLSLQQDLVDVNEKHIKPKRNCKTSQNPSTISKTNYGREEIEEHSASSSKQPGAKACKPDCKTKQHQKSECHKEDNYSDRREIQTSSHCVDIKKIEQKSNKVLLGSSKNVLAKASLKTNIQPDDFTQCTLSIRQELKNEDMLHTEIVHGNKTTNTQQIKGILDIKSSVTVNKQWARSSLKKMDEYNVNMLKKGVDSISKANKKTCIVISPDDQIKSNERLISETRLEECDIRQVDQVEQNILDDQKVRTGRDPFMNKLINKSVLTNIMVEEPCLLKFSPVTCSKDMLFNSCTFLQEGLPHVELSAVDYHKISENFPVLKNSEIFEKTNYEKVLCANRAKKMETDFKVSCQKLSGTGSGRKALQDQTNTSLYSHTSLPKLQNILENSTPPARRRRTTVCYKEPKISSKLRRGDQFTDMEFFNSPVFKVKNKRSFKSKPRLI, encoded by the exons ATCTGTAGGAATGCCAATGAAGGTTCCATTAATTGCAGTACATAATGCAAAACAGCAAGGCAGCCCTTCATTGTGTGAAAAGACAGAAGATCTTTGTAACCTCACCTCTGTAGTATCAAATGAGATTTGCCCAGCTCAGATCAGTGTTGAATTGTTGTTAGAGTCTGAGAAAAATAAGCAAAAGTCAAATGAAATAGACAAAGTGGAAACAATCTTTGACTCAAATATATTTTTCAGAG AAAATCAGCCATGTACATTACTAAGCTCCAATAGTGCCCTTATGTCTGATCTGGATAATGTGCCATCTCTGGGGCAGTCTGAAGAGTTTACAAAACCACATGATAGTCCATTACCACTCTGTGGAAATGTGACTGAAAGGAAAAAACATGCAACATCTTGTAGATCAAATGCTCACACAGGTATAGCGGATTTTAATAGAAAAGTGACCCCAAGTAATGTATCAGATTGGAGCATTGACAAGGGCAACACCACCAATGAACTGAGTGTACAAGCAAAACCAAATATGTTGTCTCATCTTGATTCACCACTTCACCCTAGCAATGAATTTAAGACAAATTCAAATGAGGTCTATTTTGGTAACCAGCTAAAGCCCGAGGAAACTGTTTATGATACTGAAATGGAACTGACTGCCAGTGATGTGGGTAAGATACTCACAATTACATCAAAAGCCAAAAATAAAAGGAATAGTAATGCCAAAACTGATAAAATTTCAGCAAATTTGAGAAAAGTGAGGTATTcaaacacaggaaaaaaagataaagagaaaattaaaagCAATCCTAAAGGCGGTTCAGATTTTCATagtgaaaaaaggcacaaaaatacTGAAAAGATTATAGATTCAAACACTAGTGAATCAGACACTCCAAAGTTTCAGTTGGAGGCAGAACAGGTGGATAAAAGGAATGCTTTGGGAGAGCTGACACTGCAAAGGATCAATAAACATGATGTACAGAATTCCCAATGCAATGATAAAGCTACCAGAAGGACATATCTAGTTAATTTAGCAAGCCCAAGTaaacaacaaaaaactgatttacaacagaaaataaacaaacgAACTCTCTCAGAAAGATTAGAAAATATGGACAAGTTCCAAAGCCCAGATTCTAGCTCATCTAATAGCAAGTCCCCATCAAAAGATTATTGTACTAAAAGCATGCCATGTATAGAAAACCACATCTCTGGTGTATTGTCTTTACAGCAGGACTTAGTGGATGTAAATGAGAAACATATCAAACCAAAAAGAAACTGCAAGACTTCCCAAAACCCTTCTACAATAAGCAAAACAAATTACGGTAGAGAGGAAATTGAGGAGCATTCAGCCAGTAGTTCAAAACAGCCTGGAGCAAAGGCATGCAAACCTGATTGCAAGACAAAACAACACCAGAAGAGTGAATGTCACAAAGAAGATAATTACAGTGACAGGAGAGAAATACAGACTTCTAGTCACTGTGTAGAtataaaaaaaatagaacaaaagAGTAATAAGGTTTTGCTGGGCAGTTCAAAGAATGTATTGGCAAAAGCTAGCCTGAAAACTAATATACAGCCAGATGATTTTACACAGTGCACACTTTCTATAAGACAAGAGTTAAAAAATGAGGACATGTTGCACACTGAGATTGTTCATGGAAACAAAACTACAAATACCCAGCAAATTAAAGGAATTTTAGATATTAAGAGCAGTGTAACTGTAAACAAGCAGTGGGCTAGATCTTCCTTGAAGAAGATGGATGAATATAATGTTAATATGTTAAAGAAAGGGGTAGACAGTATatcaaaggcaaataaaaagacttGTATTGTCATTTCTCCAGATGATCAGATTAAAAGCAATGAGAGACTTATTTCTGAGACCAGGCTAGAAGAATGTGACATCAGGCAAGTTGACCAGGTGGAACAGAATATTTTAGATGACCAAAAGGTCAGAACAGGGAGAGATCCCTTCATGAACAAGTTGATCAATAAATCAGTATTAACGAACATTATGGTTGAAGAACCATGCCTTTTAAAATTCTCACCTGTGACCTGTTCTAAGGATATGCTGTTTAATTCATGCACCTTTTTGCAGGAGGGTCTCCCACATGTGGAGCTCTCTGCTGTTGACTACCATAAAATTTCAGAAAACTTCCCTGTACTGAAGAACTCTGAAATCTTTGAAAAAACTAACTATGAGAAAGTATTGTGTGCTAATAGAGCAAAGAAGATGGAGACAGATTTTAAAGTGTCTTGCCAAAAACTCTCAGGAACAGGCAGTG GTAGAAAGGCCCTGCAAGATCAGACAAATACCAGTTTATACTCCCACACTTCCTTGCCTAAACTCCAGAACATTTTAGAAAACTCAACACCACCAGCTAGACGGagacgaaccactgtttgctacAAAGAACCCAAAATAAGCAG TAAATTGAGGCGTGGGGATCAGTTTACAGATATGGAATTTTTTAATTCCCCAGTCttcaaagttaaaaataaaagaagTTTCAAAAGTAAACCAAGACTAATCTGA